The Epinephelus lanceolatus isolate andai-2023 chromosome 11, ASM4190304v1, whole genome shotgun sequence genome window below encodes:
- the nop16 gene encoding nucleolar protein 16, with translation MPKAKKSSKRKKFDYTQDRKKMKKQFMKKYNPRIENSQIRNAWDDKKSTARNLQEMGLAFDPNRTLPIKKARLLGEERETKASVGTVTKPYVLNQLEEEASRPEKDSKTLSSDLIEYAQYMIREHNDNFKAMARDEKNYYQDTPKQIKRKINEYKRCHPEHYNAFINSLAAPQPTVQ, from the exons ATGCCGAAAGCCAAGAAGTCATCGAAGAGAAAGAAGTTTGATTACACTCAAGACcggaagaagatgaagaaacaGTTCATGAAGAAATACAATCCGAGGATAGAAAA TTCACAGATCCGAAATGCGTGGGACGACAAGAAGTCCACGGCCAGGAACCTGCAGGAGATGGGTCTGGCTTTCGATCCAAACCGCACGCTGCCAATAAAGAAAGCGCGG CTCCTCGGTGAAGAGAGGGAGACCAAAGCATCTGTCGGCACCGTGACCAAGCCCTACGTTCTCAATC agctggaggaggaggccaGCCGTCCAGAGAAAGACTCGAAGACGCTATCCTCCGACCTGATCGAGTACGCTCAGTACATGATCCGAGAACACAACGACAACTTCAAG GCGATGGCCAGGGATGAGAAGAACTATTACCAAGACACACCCAAACAGATCAAGAGGAAAATAAACGAGTATAAGCGCTGCCACCCGGAGCACTATAATGCCTTCATCAACTCACTAGCTGCTCCACAGCCGACGGTCCAGTAG